CCCGCTGTGCTGATCCTGGCCGCCTTGATCATTTACCCCACCGTCCTGGCGCTTCAAAACAGTTTGCAGACCGCGAACGGCTTCGGATTCGACAGTTACTTCAAGATCTTCCGGGACTCTTTGGTCTGGCAGACGCTCCTCAATACTTGCATCTTTACGGTCATCTCGGTGATCGGCCATTATCTTCTGGGCCTGGCCATCGCCTTGTTGACCAATGACCGGATCTACGGCAAAAGTTTCTTCCGGGTCTGTTTCTTGATCCCCTGGATGTTCCCGGCGGTGGTGCCCGGCATCATCTGGCGCTGGATGCTCCACGGCCAGTTCGGAATCGTCAATAGCTTCCTGCAACACCTGGGACTGATCGACAGTTACATCCCGTGGCTGGCCAGCCCCAATACGGCGCTGATCATGGTGATCCTGGCCAACATCTGGCGCGGCTTCCCACTGTATGTGGCGACGCTGCTGGCGGGATTGCAGACCATTCCGCGGGCGATGTATGACGCCGCCGAAGTGGATGGCGCCAACTGGTTCAGCACCTTCTGGTATGTGACGCTGCCCCAGTTGAAAGGGGTCTCCATCGTCATGCTGCTGACGGACACCATTTGGCAGTTTAATAACTTCACCATGGTTCAGACCATGACCATGGGCGGACCCGGACACTCCAGCGAGGTCCTGCCGACCTTGATCTATAAGAACGCCTTCAATTATAACGATTACGCGCTGGCGTCGGCGCTGGGAATTTTACTGCTGCTGGTGATGCTGATTCCGGGCTTCATCTATGTGTCGCATTCGCTGAAAAGCGATAAGGCGTGAGCGGGCCCGGCAGCGGGACGGACTGTGACGGCGGGGATGCCCGCCGGAGCGGCGCGGCGGAGTTATAGCCATTTCAATAAATAATGACCGTATTTTTTCAGAATAACGCGGTGAACCGCGATGATTCTGAAAAATACTCGCGATGAAAATTGAAATTGCTGTAGGAATAGCTGTCGCAGGCGCTTTGCAAGGGACGAAACGCAAAGGCGACAGCGGATGGACGCAGATTCTTAAAGAGGGGGAACTTTGAATTGCAGCGCAAAAAAGAGATCATGGTGACCACCTTGCGGACGGTGATGGCTTCGCTCTTATTGGGTTTGGTTTTGTTTCCGTTTTTATGGATTGTTCTGACCTCCTTCAAACCGTTAGCGGAAGCAATGACCGTGCCCCCCAAAGTTTTGCCGCAGCTATGGACCGTCAGCGCTTATGAGCGGTTGTTCGGTCCCAGGAATTTCAACATTTATATCGTCAACAGCCTGATCGTCGCCTGCTCCTCGGTGCTGCTCTCGACCATGCTCGGAGGCTGGACGGCTTACGGACTGTCGCGGTTCGGGTTCAAGGCGAAACCGCATGTGAATGCATTTATTCTGATCTGTCTGAGTTTCCCCGGCCCGTTGCTGGTGATCCCCTTCTTCCAACTCATGCTCAAGCTGCGGCTCTTTGATACGGTTTTGGCCCTGATCCTGGCCTATCTCACCTTCACGCTGCCTTTTATCACCTGGATGCTGAAGGCGTATTTCGATACCATCCCCAGGGAATTGGATGAAGCGGCGATCATCGACGGCTGCTCGCAATACGCCATTTTCTGGCGGATCATTCTGCCGCTGGCCAAACCGGGCTATGTGGCCACCGGCATCTACGCCTTTTTGAACGCCTGGAATGAATACATGTTCGGCTTGACCCTCACCAGTTCCGAAGCTTCCAAAACGCTGCCGGTGGCCCTGGGATCGCTGTTGGGCGAATTCATGACCGACTGGTCCTGCATCATGGCCGGAGCGGTGGTCGCGTCCCTGCCGGTGATCGTGGTCTTCTTCTTTATGCAGAAGCAATTGATCTACGGCTTGACCGGCGGGGCGGTCAAAGGCTGAACCCAAGGGTTGGCACTCAAGATCGATCTTCGGTAACTCAAGATCGATCTTTTATCATTCCAGATCGATCTTTTATGACTGAAGATCGATCTTCGGCGACTCAAGATCGATCTTTTATCATTCCAGATCGATCTTTTATGACCGCAGATCGATCTTCGGCAACTCAAGATCGATTTTTTGTCATTCCAGATCGATCGTTTGCGACTGAAGAGCGACCGTTTGTCGTTCGAGAGTGATGGTTGGGGATGGAAGATTGTTTTTCCCCAACCCAAAATGAATGGATAGACCCCTGATAAAGGACAAAAGGACCGGAACCGCCAAGCGGTCCCGGTCCTTGACGAGCCCTTCCCCGGCGGGAGCGGCTCAAAACATATTCTTCCGGCGCAGCAATAGAATGCCGATCCCGCAGAACAGCACCGACCCGAGCAGGACGATGAGAAAAGCGTGGGGCGAATGCTGCAGCGGCACCGCCACGTTCATGCCGAAAAAGCTGGCTACCATCGTCGGCAGCGCCAGTACGATGGTCACCGAGGTCAGGAACTTCATCACGATATTCAAGTTATTGGAGATGATCGAGGCGAAAGCATCCATGGTGCTGTTCAAAATATTGCTGTAGGTTTCGCACATCTCGATGGCTTGTTTATTCTCAGTGATCACGTCTTCCAGCAGATCCTCGTCGTCGGCGTACATCTTCAGGATCTGCGAGGTGATGACCGTGTCCGGATCGGGGTGAACCCGGACCAGTTTCAGCTGGGAACGGAGCAGCTTCTCCATGACGATGCCGTTGGCCCGGAGCGAGGTGGTGAAGTAGACCAGACTCTTGCCCAGGTTGAGCAGTTTGATCAGTTCCTCGTTCTTCATGGAGCGGTGCAGCTGTTGTTCGATCTCCGCCGATTTCTTATCGATCTGCTTCAGGTAGCGCAGATAATAAGTGGCGGTCTTAAAGAGCAGCTGCAACACGAAGCGGGTCTTTTTGAAGGTGAAAAACGAACGGTTCTTATTGCATTCAAACTCGTTCAACAGCGGGTTGTCCTTCAAACAGACCGTCACCAGGTTATTCTCGGTGACGATGATCCCCAGCGGAATGGTGTCATACGTCAAACTGGAGGCGCCGTTGGCCTCGAAGGGAATGTTGATCAAGATCAGCAACTGGCCGTCGTCCGGCTCGATCCGGGACCGTTCTTCCTCGTCCAAAGCCGCCCGCAACAGATCGGGCGGGATATTCAGCCGCTTTTCCACCTCGTTCAGCTCGGCCTCGGAAGGGTTGATCAAATTGATCCAAGCCCCCTTCTCGGCGATATCATGGACGGCGGTCAGCTCTTCGCCGACGGTTAAATAGCATTTGCGCATCGCTCGCTCCCCCTTTGCCATGATGGGAAAAATAAAATCAGGGCGGCTTATTACGTCATTATGCCCTGATTCGTCCAATTTCATGGAAATGGGAGCGCTCCGCCATGGCGTTAGGGAGCGGGGGATGGGACGGTGAGAGGCAATAAATGACCATAATAAGCCAATACTATCGGATAACCATCTTCGTCGGTCATTATCTGCACCTCCCGCTTGATTGCTCGATATTAGAAACCATTCTACCACTTCACTATACTCTCTCGCCTTTGGCTTGTCAATCGCTTTCACCGGATTGTAAAGGAAGAAAACGGGGCGTTCCGTCGAAAAGACTAATGTTTTGTCCCGGGATTTGCAGGGGAATGACAGAATATGGCGAAATAAAATAATATGGAGAGTATCGATAGCCATCGCAAAGAAATCATCATGGATGCCTTTATCCGGCTTTTGGGCCGTTTTGGGATCGATAAGACGACGATCCAGGATGTGGCCAAGGAGACCGGAATTGGCGTCGGCATCATCTATCAGGAGTTCAGCAATCGTGACGCCTTGGTCAAGGCGTGTCTCATCCGGATCAGCCGGAGCTTCATCTCCGGTTGCGCGCACATTGCCGAACAGGATGTGCCGCCGGAACAGCTATTGCATTGCTTCATCCAGCAGGTTTTCATCCAGATGAGCAAGTTTATCCAGGAAAACCGGGGTTTCCATCAATTTGTCAAGGAAAAGGGCTTCTTAGGCTTCTATCGCAGCCAGGCCGCCCCGGCCGATGAGATCAAGCAAGAACTGCTCTCCCTGATCAGCCGCATCCTGGAACGGGGAGTCCGGGACGGAGTCTTTGCGATGGAAGACGTTCCGAAAACCGCCAACCTGTTTCTGGAGGCTTTCAATATTTATTTCGTGCAGTTGATCCTGTCCAACCGGAACCTGGACGAGCTTTTGACCGATGTGGAGGCTATGTACCGTCTCTTGCTCCATGGCCTGAAAAGCCGGACTTGAGGGTCGCGGGCCGGAAGGCCCGAGTTGGCTTTGCTTTTTAAATCGTTGCACTTCGAGAAAGACGAATAAACCCGGCTCAGAGAGCCGGGTTTATTCGTTGCTTTACTGTTCGCCTACTTTGGAGGGGAGGGGAACATTTAAAAATTGTAGGAAACTCCGAGGGTCGCGCCATGGTTCTTGATTTTGCCGGATTGGTCGATGTCGGAGCTGACATAACGGTAGCCGAGGAAACCGGCGATTTGGTCGGTGAAGTTATAGCTGCCCTGGATTTTACCGATCAGGATGTCGGCGTCGTTGCCGTCATAGTATAAACCGGGCGCGTCGATGTCGCCGTCCACGGAGAAGCCCACCGAACCGGAGAGCGCGAATTTGTCGTTAATCTTGTAACTGGCATCGGCGCCGAGAATTGCGCCTTTGATTTTCCGGTCGACGTCTTTGTATTTCTCGTTGTAATAGCCTAAGGTCGCGTCGAGATTGAACTGATCATTTTGAAACACCCGGTAGCCGGCTTTAATTTCATAGGTGCGATAGTCCTGATCGCCACCGGTCGGCTTGCCGTTCTCTTCGGTTCCGGAGAGATACTCCAGACCCACCTTGAATTGGTCGAAGTTGTACTCGCCGCCGACTGCGAAGCCCAGATCCAAATCGCCATCTTTGGATGACAATTCGCTATCCCACTTGCCGGCGCCGAAACCCTCGACATACACGTTGCTGGCCATGGCCGCAGCGGATAAGGAGACGATCATGCAACCGACCAGCGTCAAGACGACTAACAATCTTTTCATAACAGTCACTCCTTTTGAATTTGTTTCACGTCGAAACGTGTTTACATGAATAATATTATCATTTATTCAAATTTTGTGAAGATCATTCCAAGAGGTTTTACAAAATGGTAACAACGGTTGGACCTGGTAATATAGTAAAAAACCGGCCGCGGCCCGGCGGGGTGGCGGGTCGCCGCACCGGCCGGAAAACGGAGCGACCCGGCGGCCCTTCATCTTTCCTTCACAAAACCGGATACACCGGATCCGCGGGGATATGTTATAATACACTCAAATTTGCGATATTCGTGAAAAGGAGCCGCGCATGGAAGAGACTCAACAATGGTATGACCGGAATTCAACCTTGAGCACCATCCGGGAACGGCATAGCATCCGGCAGTTCACCGATGAACCGGTGACGGATGAAATGATCCAAATCGTTTTGAAGGCGGCCAACCAGGCGCCCTCGGCCCATAATCAGCAGTCGTGGCGTTTCATTGTCATCCGGGGCGAGAAGAAACGGGAGCTGGTGGAGTTGGTGAACCGCCGGGCGTCCGGGTTCCCCAAATCCTCCTCGGTCCTGCTGCGGATGGCTTCGCGTTCCATCGCCAGCGCCCCGGCGGTGATTGCCGTCGCCAATACCGGCGATCTGATCGAGCACGGGACGCAGCTTTTCCAGGTAGAGCAAGAACTGGCGCATGATTTCTTCCGCACGATGGAGATTCAGAGTTCGGCGGCGGCGGTCCAGAATTTGTTGCTGGCTGCCACGTCCCTGGGATTGGCAACCGTCTGGCTGGGGATTCTATACCTATTAAAAGACGAAGTGCTGACCCTGCTCGGAGAGCCCAAAGGGGAGTTCATGGCGGTCATTCCCATCGGGTTTCCGCTGAAGGAAGCGCGCGGCCCGGCCAAGCGGCCGCTGGAAGCGATCGTGAAGTATCTCGACTAGAAGCGTTGTGATAAACCCTGTCCGAAGATCAGGGTGGACATAAAAGCTCAGAGAAGCAAGTGATAAAGTCGTTTAAAGCCTTTTAGCAAGAGAATTTCTAATTTGAAAGACTTTATCACACGGCTTCTAGAATGTGGCTTTCTGAACCGCAGCGGCGTAAAAGATCGCCGCTCGTGGATCTTGGTGGACGGTCCGGAATCGGATAATATAGAAGATAAACCCGCTCCGGGATGGAGGATTCATATTTTCGGGGTAGAATAATCACAGGAAGGAAAATTAAGGAGGAAACACCTTGCTTGATTATCTTTCCTTTAAAAAAATCGCGGGCGAACTGGCCGGAATTAATCTCGAGAATTATAAGAGCCAGCAGATGGACCGCAGAATTCATTCGCTGATGAATGCCTGGAAGATCGAGGACTACGATCAATTCTTGACGGTATTAAAGACTGACCCCCGTAAATACTTGGAATTTGAAAAGAAGCTGACGATCAATGTATCGGAGTTTTTTCGCAACCCGGAACGGTTCGCGGAGCTCCAAACCACCATTATCCCGCTGCTCGCCGCGGAAAGACGGAATTTTACAATCTGGAGCGCCGGCTGTTCCAACGGGGCGGAACCGTATTCGGTAGCCATCATCCTGCGCGAGTTAGGCCTGGAAAGCCGGGCGCGGCTTTTGGCGAGCGACGTCGACCGGATGATTCTGGCCCAAGCCGAACGGGCGGTTTACAGCCCGAATGAGGTCAAAAACCTGCCCCCGGAAATGCTCGCCAAATACTTCAGCCCCGAAGGGGAGCATTACCGCCTGGCGGTGGAGATCAAGCGGATGGTGGAGTTCGGCCACCAGGACCTGCTGCGGGACCCCTTCGAAACCGATCTGGACCTGATTATCTGCAGGAACGTGGTAATCTATTTCACCGAGACCGCCAAGGGACTGCTGTATGGCAAATTCCTGGCGGCTTTGCGGCCGGGCGGCTTTTTGCTGGTCGGCGGGACGGAACCGCTTTTAAACTACAGGCAAATGGGGTATGAGAGCTATATGCCGTCCTTTTACCGGAAACCCGCGCTTGAGGAAAGGAGCGAGGCCAGGTGATCATCGGAACCGGCGTGGATATGATCGAGATCGCCCGGATCGCCGCGGCCGCTCAAAACCCGCGCTTCCGGGAGCGGGTCTATACCCCGCGGGAATTGGCGGAGTCGGGGGCCGCGGGGCACCGGCTGGCCGGTTTTTTTGCGGCCAAGGAAGCGTTGCTGAAGGCCATGGGCACCGGATTATCCTCCTTTTCCTGGCGGGAAATGGAGATCGGCCATGACGCCCTGGGCGCGCCCAGGTTCGCGGTGAACGGCAAGATCCAAGATTTTTTGGCAGCCAAAGGCGTGGCGCGGATTCATTTGAGCATCTCCCATTCGCGGGAGTACGCCATTGCCCAGGTTGTTCTGGAAGAAGGCGGATGAGATGAGGGTGGTCTCGACCCGAGAGATGCAACGGATCGACCGTCTGGCGCAGGAAGAATACGGCATGCCCGGAGTGGTGCTGATGGAGCGGGCCGCCTTGGCGGTCCGGCAAGCGATGGCCGGGCGCTATGGCGCATTGCGGGGCAGACGGATCCATATTTACTGCGGCAAAGGGAACAACGGCGGCGACGGGCTGGCTTTGGCCCGCTTGCTGGCGGAGGATGGAGCGGAGGTCGCGGCGCTGTTGACCTTCGCGCCGGAAGAATGCCGGGGTTTGGCCCGCGAGAACCTGGAACGCTGCCGGACCTACGGGATTCCCGTGCAATCCTGGGCCGATCTGGAACCTCGCCAAGCCGGGGCCGCCGACATCATCGTCGACGCCCTGCTGGGGACCGGAGCGGCCGGGCCATTGCAAGGAAGCATCGCTGACGCGGTGGGAAGAATCCTGGAATTGGACCGGCCGGTGGTGGCGGTGGACGCTCCCACCGGCGTGGACATGGATAGCGGCCGGGTCGCCGGTCCGGCGATCCGGGCCGATCTGACCGTAACCTTCGGCCTACCCAAACCGGGGTTGCTCATCTTCCCCGGAGCGGATTATGTCGGCGAGCTCATCACGGCCGCCATCGGATTTCCCCGGCCGTTGCTTGAGGAGGACCCGCGGACCGTTTGGGCGACGCCGTCCGTTGTCCGGCCTTGGCTGCCGCTGCGGCCCGCCGATTCCCATAAGGGCAGCACGGGACACGTGTTGATCTGCGGCGGCAGCGCCGGGATGACGGGGGCGGTGGCCATCGCCGCGCTGGCGGCGTTGCGCGGCGGCGCCGGCCTGGTTACCGCGGCCTTGCGGCCGGGAATGCCCTTCGCGGAGAAGCCGCTGGAGGTCATGGCTACGGAGTGGCCGGCTCTGTCCGGAAGGTTGGAAGCCTATCGCGCCATCGTCGCCGGTCCGGGAATGGGCACGGCCCCGGACGGCCGGGAATTGCTGGCCGGCTTGTTGCGGGAGTCCGGGGCGCCGCTGGTGCTGGACGCCGACGCCTTGAATCTGCTCGCCGCGGAACCGGCCTTGCTCCGGGGGCATCCGGCGTCCCTGATTCTCACGCCGCACCCCGGCGAGATGGCCCGGCTCACCGGACTATCGGTCGCCGCCGTTCAGGCGGACCGCCTGGAAACCGCCAGGCGGTATGCGGCGGAGTGGAACGCGGTCGTGGTCCTGAAGGGCGCGCGGACGATCACCGCCTTGCCCACGGGCGAATCGTATATCAACTCCACCGGAAACCCGGGCATGGCCACGGCGG
This Hydrogenispora ethanolica DNA region includes the following protein-coding sequences:
- a CDS encoding carbohydrate ABC transporter permease yields the protein MVKNQVHFSLSSPKAAPYVFVMPAVLILAALIIYPTVLALQNSLQTANGFGFDSYFKIFRDSLVWQTLLNTCIFTVISVIGHYLLGLAIALLTNDRIYGKSFFRVCFLIPWMFPAVVPGIIWRWMLHGQFGIVNSFLQHLGLIDSYIPWLASPNTALIMVILANIWRGFPLYVATLLAGLQTIPRAMYDAAEVDGANWFSTFWYVTLPQLKGVSIVMLLTDTIWQFNNFTMVQTMTMGGPGHSSEVLPTLIYKNAFNYNDYALASALGILLLLVMLIPGFIYVSHSLKSDKA
- a CDS encoding carbohydrate ABC transporter permease, translating into MQRKKEIMVTTLRTVMASLLLGLVLFPFLWIVLTSFKPLAEAMTVPPKVLPQLWTVSAYERLFGPRNFNIYIVNSLIVACSSVLLSTMLGGWTAYGLSRFGFKAKPHVNAFILICLSFPGPLLVIPFFQLMLKLRLFDTVLALILAYLTFTLPFITWMLKAYFDTIPRELDEAAIIDGCSQYAIFWRIILPLAKPGYVATGIYAFLNAWNEYMFGLTLTSSEASKTLPVALGSLLGEFMTDWSCIMAGAVVASLPVIVVFFFMQKQLIYGLTGGAVKG
- a CDS encoding magnesium transporter CorA family protein; the encoded protein is MRKCYLTVGEELTAVHDIAEKGAWINLINPSEAELNEVEKRLNIPPDLLRAALDEEERSRIEPDDGQLLILINIPFEANGASSLTYDTIPLGIIVTENNLVTVCLKDNPLLNEFECNKNRSFFTFKKTRFVLQLLFKTATYYLRYLKQIDKKSAEIEQQLHRSMKNEELIKLLNLGKSLVYFTTSLRANGIVMEKLLRSQLKLVRVHPDPDTVITSQILKMYADDEDLLEDVITENKQAIEMCETYSNILNSTMDAFASIISNNLNIVMKFLTSVTIVLALPTMVASFFGMNVAVPLQHSPHAFLIVLLGSVLFCGIGILLLRRKNMF
- a CDS encoding TetR/AcrR family transcriptional regulator, whose amino-acid sequence is MESIDSHRKEIIMDAFIRLLGRFGIDKTTIQDVAKETGIGVGIIYQEFSNRDALVKACLIRISRSFISGCAHIAEQDVPPEQLLHCFIQQVFIQMSKFIQENRGFHQFVKEKGFLGFYRSQAAPADEIKQELLSLISRILERGVRDGVFAMEDVPKTANLFLEAFNIYFVQLILSNRNLDELLTDVEAMYRLLLHGLKSRT
- a CDS encoding outer membrane beta-barrel protein, with protein sequence MKRLLVVLTLVGCMIVSLSAAAMASNVYVEGFGAGKWDSELSSKDGDLDLGFAVGGEYNFDQFKVGLEYLSGTEENGKPTGGDQDYRTYEIKAGYRVFQNDQFNLDATLGYYNEKYKDVDRKIKGAILGADASYKINDKFALSGSVGFSVDGDIDAPGLYYDGNDADILIGKIQGSYNFTDQIAGFLGYRYVSSDIDQSGKIKNHGATLGVSYNF
- a CDS encoding nitroreductase family protein — encoded protein: MEETQQWYDRNSTLSTIRERHSIRQFTDEPVTDEMIQIVLKAANQAPSAHNQQSWRFIVIRGEKKRELVELVNRRASGFPKSSSVLLRMASRSIASAPAVIAVANTGDLIEHGTQLFQVEQELAHDFFRTMEIQSSAAAVQNLLLAATSLGLATVWLGILYLLKDEVLTLLGEPKGEFMAVIPIGFPLKEARGPAKRPLEAIVKYLD
- a CDS encoding CheR family methyltransferase is translated as MLDYLSFKKIAGELAGINLENYKSQQMDRRIHSLMNAWKIEDYDQFLTVLKTDPRKYLEFEKKLTINVSEFFRNPERFAELQTTIIPLLAAERRNFTIWSAGCSNGAEPYSVAIILRELGLESRARLLASDVDRMILAQAERAVYSPNEVKNLPPEMLAKYFSPEGEHYRLAVEIKRMVEFGHQDLLRDPFETDLDLIICRNVVIYFTETAKGLLYGKFLAALRPGGFLLVGGTEPLLNYRQMGYESYMPSFYRKPALEERSEAR
- the acpS gene encoding holo-ACP synthase, with the protein product MIIGTGVDMIEIARIAAAAQNPRFRERVYTPRELAESGAAGHRLAGFFAAKEALLKAMGTGLSSFSWREMEIGHDALGAPRFAVNGKIQDFLAAKGVARIHLSISHSREYAIAQVVLEEGG
- a CDS encoding NAD(P)H-hydrate dehydratase; translated protein: MPRLFWKKADEMRVVSTREMQRIDRLAQEEYGMPGVVLMERAALAVRQAMAGRYGALRGRRIHIYCGKGNNGGDGLALARLLAEDGAEVAALLTFAPEECRGLARENLERCRTYGIPVQSWADLEPRQAGAADIIVDALLGTGAAGPLQGSIADAVGRILELDRPVVAVDAPTGVDMDSGRVAGPAIRADLTVTFGLPKPGLLIFPGADYVGELITAAIGFPRPLLEEDPRTVWATPSVVRPWLPLRPADSHKGSTGHVLICGGSAGMTGAVAIAALAALRGGAGLVTAALRPGMPFAEKPLEVMATEWPALSGRLEAYRAIVAGPGMGTAPDGRELLAGLLRESGAPLVLDADALNLLAAEPALLRGHPASLILTPHPGEMARLTGLSVAAVQADRLETARRYAAEWNAVVVLKGARTITALPTGESYINSTGNPGMATAGMGDALSGLIAALLAQGLVPWRAAAAAVFLHGLAGDNAAGRLGPAGILASDVIGEFPVALKAL